In Kwoniella shivajii chromosome 9, complete sequence, one genomic interval encodes:
- a CDS encoding NADH dehydrogenase [ubiquinone] iron-sulfur protein 7, mitochondrial — MASTLLPGLRNGVLAKASSSTLRPALAIGRPISNTAIALRPNTPTSAINTYDSNPSTTTPATALAQRGSNQLSLETPRNGAEYVLSTLDKVVNWARQGSMWPMTFGLACCAVEMMHMAAARYDQDRLGVVFRASPRQSDIMIVAGTLTNKMAPALRKVYDQMPEPRWVISMGSCANGGGYYHYSYSVVRGCDRIVPVDIYVPGCPPTAEALLYGMLQLQRKMRRNRQGVRWYRK; from the exons ATGGCCTCCACCCTTCTACCAGGATTGCGAAATG GTGTTCTTGCcaaagcttcatcttcaacacttCGACCAGCACTTGCGATCG GACGACCGATCTCAAACACTGCTATTGCCCTTAGACCCAATACGCCTACTTCCGCCATCAACACTTATGACTCCAACCCTTCAACAACCACACCAGCGACTGCACTTGCGCAAAGAGGGAGCAATCAATTGAGCTTAGAGACCCCTAGAAACGGTGCTG AATATGTTCTATCAACACTTGATAAAGTTGTCAACTGGGCTCGACAGGGTTCAATGTGGCCAATGACTTTCGGTCTTGCATGTTGTGCGGTAGAAATGAT GCACATGGCTGCTGCTCGATATGATCAAGATCGATTAGGTGTAGTCTTCCGAGCATCCCCACGACAAAGTGATATCATGATTGTTGCCGGTACCTTGACCAATAAAATGGCACCAGCATTGAGGAAAG taTACGATCAAATGCCCGAACCTCGATGGGTCATTTCTATGGGTTCATGTGCAAACGGTGGAGGTTACTACCACTACTCATACTCTGTTGTTCGAGGATGTGATCGAATTGTACCAGTCGATATCTATGTTCctggatg TCCCCCAACAGCCGAGGCTCTTCTTTACGGTATGCTTCAATTGCAACGAAAGATGCGAAGGAACAGACAAGGTGTACGGTGGTACCGAAAGTAA
- a CDS encoding GTP-binding nuclear protein GSP1/Ran — MENQATFKLVLCGDGGTTTFVKRHLTGEFEKKYIATLGVEVHPLTFHTNFGTICFNVWDTAGQEKFGGLRDGYYIQGQCGIIMFDVTSRITYKNVPNWHRDLERVCENIPIVLCGNKVDVKERKVKTGNVTFHRKKNLQYFEISAKSNYNFEKPFLWLARKLVGNQSLEFVAAPALAPPEVQIDQALVAKYEEELKQAANAPLPDEDDADL, encoded by the exons ATGGAGAACCAAGCTACTTTCAAATTAGTTTTATGTGGTGACGGTGGTACC ACAACCTTTGTGAAGCGACATTTGACCG GAGAGTTCGAGAAAAAGTATATTG CCACCCTTGGTGTTGAGGTCCACCCTCTTACCTTCCACACCAACTTCGGTACCATCTGCTTCAACGTTTGGGACACTGCAGGTCAAGAGAAGTTTGGTGGTCTTCGTGACGGGTACTATATCCAAGGTCAATGTGGTATCATCATGTTCGACGTCACTTCCCGTATCACCTACAAGAATGTTCCCAACTGGCACCGAGATCTCGAGCGTGTCTGTGAGAACATCCCAATCGTTCTTTGTGGTAACAAGGTCGATGTCAAG gaaagaaaagtaaaAACCGGAAACGTGACCTTCCACcgaaaga AGAATCTCCAATACTTTGAGATTTCAGCCAAATCTAAT TACAACTTCGAGAAGCCTTTCCTCTGGCTTGCGCGAAAATTGGTCGG CAACCAATCTCTTGAGTTTGTCGCTGCTCCCGCTCTCGCACCCCCAGAGGTTCAAATCGATCAAGCCCTCGTTGCTAAATACGAAGAAGAGCTTAAACAAGCTGCCAACGCCCCTCTGCCTGATGAG GATGACGCCGACCTTTAA